ttgtacaaataataatagattaatatttaataaaatgattatagatTTCTTTTATAGTTTCAGGATAATATGATTgaagaattaaatttttatggaaTTCAATACATggaatataagaataataactatagattttatataaatttggtaTCAGTAATGATCAATATTGTTAGAAAGTCCTCAAGTAACACTAAAATAACagattatgaaaaatgttattttattgatcgTTTATTGGAAACACATAATATGCACACCAATGTTACTtccatttgtattaaattcattaaacaaGTGTCTAAAACTTATAGTAAATGCATAAACTTCaactaacatatattattcacattcaaaaataattatattgaatataaataacattttttttagatgtttataattggatattaaaagaaaaacataaaacattaatagaaGTATTAGATAAATATGAAGAAAATCAAGAAGAAGATCCAAaacttattgttaaaaaaatatgtgatatcattattttactttccAATGATGGTATGGATTacgaattgaattaaaaaaataatatgaatatactaACATGTTGCTTCTAAGTCACTTTGACCTTAGCTTGTGTCTTGTTTTATGTTTGAAGTaatcaacattatttaaaatttgacaaaattaagttTGACAGTAGGCTAACTTGTCAAATGTGTACAGAAATGTCAATAACAAggacaaaacaaattaaatgattaatcagctaatatttaaatattcacaataatactattatttttattaaagtaaaaaaatgtgttcataatagaaaatttaaatttaattttaagcattaaaataaactatatttttatttcatggtttaaatttatttacttaatatttttaaactgttatgGTTCACATTAGGATAAGTTActgaaatacaatattgtaaattaaattttcacttATGAATTCTCTctcatgaattaaaattttaatgggTTTTTTTCTTAGATGGTtctatggaaaaaaataaacaacttgatgttttatatttagtagaaTGGCtacttaaaaaactaaattctaataatttatacgtgaAGTTGTCTGCTATACGGTCATTGGGAAATTTCAGTAGATttagtaagtaaatattaatttttatttaagatcataatattatttaatataacattgtacTATTTTAGAATATGAACCAATTCATACAACCATAAGTCCTGCAAACATTATAATGAAACATATAAcatggtttataaataatttagacaaATCTATCAAggataaaaattcattgatggAAGTATCTATACTTTGTTTGTTTAagtgagtttttaaaatatttaatttattttgaaaccaatttaaatttattatttatttaaattttcagaaaTCTTTTATATGTTACAAATTTTGAATCTGTGTATGAAAATGATAtagataaattgattaaaaccaCTATTGATGTTCTAAACCACAcaacatttaatccaatagtAATGAAAGGCTTGGATGTAATaagatatatcataaaaaaaggtaaatataaatttagtagtatactgtatattattaaatatgtatgtatagtatatgttCATAAGCATAAAatcaaagttaatttttttttattaagttgcCATtggtatcattatataatatttttccatagATATTAAGTGAGTATCCTTCACTCCCACTCACTttactgttttttaatttttattacttaataacatctaaacatttaattttcaatgtcttacaaaaataatttaatccattttttaatatagtataaatttaaaataataaaaataaaaattaagtcttgaattgctatattataattatgtttaatttagagAATAATCTTTAGATAATCTTAAAATAGTCTTTatcatatttctatttttcgcAGGCGGCATCAGTCAAAAACAActtgttttatacaaaaattcaaCCTTTATCAAATTAGTGACTACATATTGTAATAGTGATGACGaagacattaaaatattagccaaaaaattaattttttcaattaatgagGATATATATGAATCTGAAATTGTTGGATCAAAATCTGCGgaagacaataatatacaaattaaagacaaaatttgaatataattttttaatatacaccaATAATACtatgcaattatttattttttgagaaacctaattgaatacattaaaaatatttagtgctAATCTTGTGttacaaaaaatacttattaaacacCATTATTCTACTTACTAATGaactaataattcaattttgtttattatgttgttatacttattgataaaattatatgtatattcaacctaactaatcaaattaaatatttttattttcatctaaAATATCTATTGCACAATTTATCACATTCTAAAAATTTCGGATTTAAAAACCTATTAGATACtcttaataatgtattcatgtgtattgtactaataaataaattgtacttatattcaaagttttaaatgtaatagattaatatttatttatttttatatttttttcgacaaataaaaattgtgggTATCACATAATAACTAATcccttaataatttttatcatacataatttagAAAACCTGTTTAttgagtaattaatttattaaacgacactcattatttcaaaatctataaacataaaaaaaaaatatatacattttttttagatttttactttttgaaatgacaatatccatttttatatttgttttctgaagcagaatattttcaaagtatttcaATATAGAACCATTAAAATCGggaaaagtaattaatgagttaagtatttaaagttatagcAAGTGGAGTGAAGAGATATGAGGATACCccataaaatgtttaccaaCTACTCCGCTtacctaaactttaaatacttataatctaTAAGCTATTCATTCGaatcacaatttttatgtattgaaatactttaaaaaatattctgtaagattattttgatcatatcttttaaaacaataataaaattgaataaaaa
This sequence is a window from Rhopalosiphum maidis isolate BTI-1 chromosome 1, ASM367621v3, whole genome shotgun sequence. Protein-coding genes within it:
- the LOC113549141 gene encoding uncharacterized protein LOC113549141, with amino-acid sequence MEKIALFETFNISKKNKQVNEKDYNNIMDLLNELSELDPKCLSEDDYEKLIKYLPLSPTHNNQVLAATCNVIASLCSVDIARHHFGEKITVSTVNILKSLTSCINKDKCIQECLLQTCRAVGNLCYYHEENTKCALKEGCLLITMELLKTINNENIQPVVIGLLLNLTHLDDYNYKFQDNMIEELNFYGIQYMEYKNNNYRFYINLVSVMINIVRKSSSNTKITDYEKCYFIDRLLETHNMHTNVTSICIKFIKQVSKTYNVYNWILKEKHKTLIEVLDKYEENQEEDPKLIVKKICDIIILLSNDDGSMEKNKQLDVLYLVEWLLKKLNSNNLYVKLSAIRSLGNFSRFKYEPIHTTISPANIIMKHITWFINNLDKSIKDKNSLMEVSILCLFKNLLYVTNFESVYENDIDKLIKTTIDVLNHTTFNPIVMKGLDVIRYIIKKGGISQKQLVLYKNSTFIKLVTTYCNSDDEDIKILAKKLIFSINEDIYESEIVGSKSAEDNNIQIKDKI